DNA sequence from the Pseudanabaena sp. BC1403 genome:
CAGAGCATCTGGCGCAAAAACAACATCAACTCCTGCGTTCTCACAAATATGAAGATCATTCTCGAATGTGCGCGGATATTGATCAAAATCTTCACCTGCACCGAATTGCAAAGGATTGACAAATATACTTACAACCACACAAGCATTTTCAGTCCTTGCTCGATCAATTAATCTCAAATGCCCAATATGCAAAGCCCCCATTGTTGGCACAAGCCCTACAGAAACTTGACCTAAGGGCTGTTTTTCTTTTTGGGCGTTTAAGTAATTACGCAGAGAAGCGATCGTAGTAAATAGCTGTGTCAAGCAATCAACCTCAACGAAATCACTATGTAAAGCAGCAATTCTAATTATGAAACCAATTTTGAGTTTTTTAGCGATATGGTTCGATAAAAAACAGAATAGGTTTTGAAGAAAGTCATCCTAGGATAACTTTCTTCAAAACCTATTTTGATAAAAAATATGAATGAGGCTATAAAGAGCATAGCCACTTGCAAAGCCCTAAATAATAGAGAATGCAAAGCTCTCTCTATTATTTTGCTTGGGTTACTTGGACAATACTTCAAGTCTAACTGGAGCAACTCCAGAAGAAATTAAACCAATTACATTAGCTGCCGCAGTAGAAATATCGATTACTCGCCCATGAGCATAAGGGCCACGATCATTGATGCGTACTACCACCGACTGATTGTTGTCCATATTTACGACCCGCACTAAAGTACCAAAAGGCAAACTTGGATGGGCAGCAGTTAAATCACTAGCATTAAATATTTCACCACTAGCACTGTAATTTCCATCAAAGCCGGGCCCATACCATGAAGCCATTCCAGACATTACGCCCACAATGCGACTATTTAAGGCTGAGCTAGAAGAGCTGGCAGTAAATTTAGTCTTTGGAGAATTGACAACTTCTAACACGGGACTAGCACCACCGAGCAGACGACGCAATAAATTTGCCGATTCTAAAACATCTTGGGTTTGATTTTGTAAAGATGTAGGAAAAACGGCTTGCTGATCAAACCTCAACATAGCGCGATCGCCCAATTTGATCACATAGTTGCCATTTTTCCAAGCAGGGATAATCTTGTTTGCATCGATGCCATCACGATTAAGTTGATTAATCAAAGCGGCAGCGGCGGTGGCACGTTCGATTGGATTTGATGACGTTAGCAAATTTTCAGAGCTATCATCTGCTGATTTTGCTGGACTATCAGCTGAATTGGGAGGTTCTAAGTTAGTAGTGTTTGATGGTAACTTTACCGATTCAGAGTTCTTTTTAATTTCACCTTTAGGTTCACTTTTGTTTTTTGATGAATCTAAGGCAATATTTTCTTGGGCTGATTTTGGAGATTCTTCAGCTTCAATATAAGTAACTACAGGAATGCCACGGACATAGACTGTAGCGGCATTTTTACCATTTAGTTTGTGTGTATGGATACGAGCGATCGCATCATCTTTAGTTCTAATCAAGGACTGTGATCTAGTTTCACCAACTTTAAGAGAAGTAGATGCATTAGAAGGTTTAGCTTCTAGTTGAGATCCTGATTGAGCCTGTGCGCCATGGCTAGCAAGACTTGATGCGATAGCAAGAGCTACTACTGAGGTAGAGAGAGTGTAGCTCCAGTTCCAATTAAGCATAGGTAAAACAGAAAATGAAGATAAACGACTAAATTATTTATGGAAGCTTGGCTGGGAATGACTTGCAAATGAAATCGCCAACAACAAGTTTCTTAAACTAGGAACAAAACTTTAATAGTTCGTTCATGTGATTCAGATTAACATGGTTATTCAAAATGATAACAACTTAGCCATATAACCCTTACTACAAGAAGATTTGAGCTCTTCTTTTCTGTTGAAAATCAAAATTTTGCTTCTTTCTCATTAGAATTCTTTATAAAAATGGAACTTTGTACTCATTAATACAAAAAAAACTCCGTAAAAGTATGCCTTTAGAGATAGGTAGTTTTGCTCTCAAATAAGTTTTATATGCATAAGTCCTCAATATACAAGAAAATTTCAGTTTTGAAGGTCATCTATCTTTAGTTATGTTCGTATGTAAACCTTATGAAGACATACTCTCAGAAATAAAGTGCCAGAAATAACAATAAATCAACCTTAGGATAGATACAAAAAATAAGTCTACAGAAATTATTTAGAAGGGTTTTGACAAATATGTTCGATATGGACTGATTTTAGATTTTCGCGTTTAAAAAAGTCGTAACTAAAGCAGAATCACTAAGAAGTTAAGCAAAACATTTAAGGGCAACACATAAGAATTTCTAATCAATCGACAGAAACTTTTTCAAAAATCTTGAAAAATTCAGGCAATAAACAAAGAAAAAGGAGGCTACATAATATGTAGTCTCCTTTTCTTTAATTTATTGCGCGATCGCATCATTTAGCTTTCCGCTCCGAAATCCTTCTAAGTCCAAGGTAATTAGACCAAATCCATATTCTCGAAAGGCTCTAGTCAGATCAGCGATCACCATAAATTCCATAAATTCGAGCAGACGATCGCTTGGCACTTCGATTTTGGCAGTATCACCCATCGATCGCACACGGATATCACCTTTCCAGCCATGATCGCGCAGATATTGTTCTGCATTTCCGACGCGACGTAATTTCTCAATGGTAATTTCCTCGCCATAGGGAAACCGTGAACTTAAACAGGGTTGTGAAGGCTTGTCCCACCAAGGCATTTCTAGATATTGCGATAGCATACGGACTTCGATTTTGCTAATCCCCACTTCAGCAAGAGGCGATCGCACACCGCGTTCCTTTGCCGCTTGTATTCCTGGTCGATAATCTTGCAAATCATCAGCATTTAAGCCATCGACGACAAAGCTATAGCCCATTGTTTTCGCAAGTGGTTTAAGGGTGTCATGCAGTTCGCTTTTGCAGAAATAGCAACGATTAATCGGATTGGATGTGTAGTTAGGGTTATTCATCTCCTCGGTTTGGACGATTTGATGCTTAATACCCATAAATTCGGCTTGAACTTGAGCGGAGGCAAGATCGGCGGGTAATAATGACGGTGAGTTGGCAGTAATCGCTAAGGCGCGATCGCCTAAAACATCAAAGGCAACTTTAGCGACAAGAGTACTATCGATGCCGCCCGAATAGGCTACCAAAACTTGCGATGATTCGTTGAAAATTTGACGTAAGCGATCGAGCTTGTCGGACAAAGTAGCATTTAACATAAAAATATTTACAGCGCTTTGCGCTGAACTAAAAATTATGAGAACATACGCAAAACGTCTTGAAACCTGCATTTTATCGTAGGGGCAATTCATGAATTGCCCCTACATTTCGTAATTTTAGATAAGTCACAATTATGTTGAAAGTGCTGCTTTGCAG
Encoded proteins:
- a CDS encoding septal ring lytic transglycosylase RlpA family protein, yielding MLNWNWSYTLSTSVVALAIASSLASHGAQAQSGSQLEAKPSNASTSLKVGETRSQSLIRTKDDAIARIHTHKLNGKNAATVYVRGIPVVTYIEAEESPKSAQENIALDSSKNKSEPKGEIKKNSESVKLPSNTTNLEPPNSADSPAKSADDSSENLLTSSNPIERATAAAALINQLNRDGIDANKIIPAWKNGNYVIKLGDRAMLRFDQQAVFPTSLQNQTQDVLESANLLRRLLGGASPVLEVVNSPKTKFTASSSSSALNSRIVGVMSGMASWYGPGFDGNYSASGEIFNASDLTAAHPSLPFGTLVRVVNMDNNQSVVVRINDRGPYAHGRVIDISTAAANVIGLISSGVAPVRLEVLSK
- the larE gene encoding ATP-dependent sacrificial sulfur transferase LarE; the encoded protein is MLNATLSDKLDRLRQIFNESSQVLVAYSGGIDSTLVAKVAFDVLGDRALAITANSPSLLPADLASAQVQAEFMGIKHQIVQTEEMNNPNYTSNPINRCYFCKSELHDTLKPLAKTMGYSFVVDGLNADDLQDYRPGIQAAKERGVRSPLAEVGISKIEVRMLSQYLEMPWWDKPSQPCLSSRFPYGEEITIEKLRRVGNAEQYLRDHGWKGDIRVRSMGDTAKIEVPSDRLLEFMEFMVIADLTRAFREYGFGLITLDLEGFRSGKLNDAIAQ